The sequence CGCCGCCAGTTGACGAGCATCACGATTGGCCACTTCCAGTAACGCGCGAATTCCCGGACGGCATTTTCCCGCACGGATGCGGCTAAGACCTTGGTGTACCAGAATTCGGTTGTTGGCATCCAGCGGCACCACATCTGCCACGGTGCCGAGTGCCACTAAATCCAGCAATTCAGCCAAATTGGGTATGGCTAGCGCACGTTGTTCAAACCAGCCGCTCTCTCTGAGACGGGCGCGCAACGCTAACATCAGATAGAAGGTGACTCCTACCCCCGCCAGCGATTTGGAGAGAAAATCACATCCGGCCAGATTTGGGTTAATAATGGCTTCAGCCGCAGGCAAGGTTTCGCCCGGTAAATGGTGATCGGTAACCAACACCTGAATGCCCTTGGCATGGGCCAAGTCCACTCCCGCATGGGAGGAAATTCCGTTATCGACTGTGACGATCAGTTCCGCGCCACGGGCAGCAACTTGCTCGACGACTTCAGGGCTAAGCCCATAGCCATCTTCAAAGCGATTTGGCACTAGGTAATCAATATTGCTGCCGCCCATACTACGTAACGCTAGCACCGCCAATGCCGTACTCGTCGCGCCATCGGCATCAAAATCACCGACAATCACGATACGCCGCCGATCGGCCAGCGCTTGTTGTAGTAAGGTAACACCGACATCAATGCCGTCGAGTTGCTGCCATGCCAACAACCCTTTAACGCCGCGCTCCAATTCCTCGGCACTTTTTACGCCACGACTGGCGTAGAGACGGCGCAGCAGCGGGTGCAATTGTGGCGGCAGATGGCTGTCATCTGCCACCTCACGACGACGAAGTTGAGTTTTCAGTGTCACGGGTGATTAACCCGCTGCTTTTACGGAAGCTTGATGCTTATTCAGCATCTGTAACATCTCTTTTGGCTCCATATATCCCGGAACCACAGTGCCATTTTGCAGCACAATGGCAGGTGTTCCCTGAATACCAAACTGCACACCTAGCTGGTAATGCTTGCTGATATCGGTTTTACAAGTCGCCGGTGAGATCTCGGTCCCTTTCATCGCGTCATCGAATGCTTTGTTGCGATCCGCCGTACACCAGATGGAGCGCATATCTTTTTCCGCTTGAGAGCTTAACCCCTGGCGCGGGAAGGCCAGATAGCGCACGGTAATCCCCAGCGCATTATAGTCTTTCATCTGTTCATGCAATTTATGGCAGTAGCCGCAAGTGATATCGGTAAACACGGTAACAACATGTTTTTCCTGCGGCGCTTTATACACGATCATTTCGCCGCTCAATGCTTCCAGCCGTTTAACCAGCGACTGATTGGTCACATTCACTGGCTGAGTCCCACTCACGTCATACAGTGGGCCTTGCAACAGATGTTTGCCGTCTGCAGAAATATAAAGCACACCACTTTCAGTCATTACCGTACTCAGACCGGGGATCGGCGACGGTTGGATATCCGCTTGCTGAATATCGAGTTTTTTCAGTGTCTGCTGGATAGCAGTATCGTCAGCATGAGCCAAACCAGTGAGGGCCGCGATTAACATCGGCAGCAGTAATAAACTTCTTTTCATATAAAAATCCTATCCTTTTCCACACGATAATTATGCGCGCGGATGATGCTGTTGGTGTAGCTGCTTCAAACGTTCAGTCGCTACATGGGTATAAATCTGGGTCGTCGACAGATCACTGTGGCCCAGTAACATTTGTACCACACGCAGATCCGCACCATGATTCAACAGATGCGTGGCAAAAGCATGCCGCAATACGTGGGGCGAAAGCCGTTCACTATCAATACCCGCAAGGATCGCATAGTGTTTGATTCGATGCCAGAAAGTCTGGCGGGTCATTTGCTGGCTGCGGTTGCTGGGGAACAGCACATCCAGCGCCTGACCATTGATAAGCCACGGCCGCCCGTGCTCCATGTAATTCTCAATCCAGTACACTGCTTCTTCGCCCAAAGGCACAAGCCGCTCTTTATTGCCTTTACCAATGACCCGCACCACGCCTTGGCGCAAACTGACGTCGCTGATGGTTAGCCCGACCAGTTCAGACACCCGCAAGCCCGTGGCATAAAGCACTTCCAGCATCGCTTTATCACGCAACTCCAGCGGGATATCGACATTGGGGGCGTTGAGCAATGCATCAACCTGCGCCTCACTGAGATCTTTCGGTAGTCGCTGCGGCAGCTTAGGCGATGAAAGCGCGGCTGTCGGATCATCATCGCGTAACTTTTCGCGATATAAGTATTGGAATAGCCGCCGCATCGCACTGAGCAAACGGGCGGAACTGGTGGCTTTATATCCACCCTCAATGCGCTCAGCAAGGAAAGATTGCAACTCCTGCGAACCGGCGCGCAATAAATCACTGCCGTGATGATCTAGCCATCCAGTTAATGCATGTAAGTCCAAACGGTATGACGCCAGCGTATTCTCCGCCAGATTTCGCTCCAGCCACAAAGCATCAAGAAACTGCTCAATCAGCGGATTATTTTGCTGTTGCATTGCCGTCGCTCTCTTTGATTGAACTCAGCGGCCATTATGCCTGATGACGAGACAAATCTGGTACACTCGATGCTATTCCTTATTAGTAATGCTATGGCTATACATCATGAAGATTGGTCTCTTTTACGGCTCCAGCACCTGTTATACCGAAATGGTAGCAGAAAAAATCCGCGATATTCTCGGCGAAGATTTGGTTGATTTACACAATCTAAAGGATGTTAGCCCCCGCTTGATGGAGGAGTATTCCATCCTGATTTTGGGTATTCCTACCTGGGATTTTGGTGAGTTACAGGAAGACTGGGAAGCCATTTGGCCACAGTTAACTGAGCTTAACCTCAAGGGAACGATTGTCGCCATGTATGGTATGGGAGATCAATTCGGTTATAGCGAATGGTTCTTGGATGCCCTCGGCATGTTGCATGACCATATTGCGCCGCTGGGCGTGAAATTTATCGGTTTTTGGCCAACTTCAGGGTTTGAATTTACCAGTCCCAAACCTCTCAGCGCCGATGGTAAACACTTTGTCGGTCTGGCGTTGGATGAGGTTAACCAATACGACCTGAGTGAAGCGCGGATCGAGCAGTGGTGTGAACAAATTCTGTTAGAGATGGACGAACTGCTTTAATTCAGCGGGTACTGAAGATCAAACAAACGGGCACAAATGTGCCCGCTTCAACCCAATTTTACTTCCACAACCGGAATTTATCTTGAGAGCCGCCCCCCGCAGGCAGGGCTTCGATCGACATATCCTCAGTTTTAGCGTCGGTTTCCATCGTCGTTGATTCACTGTTTTTTGCGCCGGTAAAACGGGGTGGTGAGGCCACTTGATACCAGTCCAGCCGCCGCGTCAGCAACATCACTGCCGCCAGCACAATAAACAGTAATCCAGCCCCGAGTAACAGTGCATTGTCTTCCGATTGCAGCAAGCCAAACAACACCCCGTACAGCAGCAATAAGCCGCTGGCAAACAACACACCACGTAACCAGCCGCCCAAAACCGCACTCAGATAGACAGCAATTAATGTGCTGCAACTCAGACTGGCGATCAGATAAGCCCACGTGAACCCCAGATGTTCAGAGAACGCCAGTAACATCAGATAGAACAATACCAGCGCCGCGCCAACCAATAAATATTGAATCGGGTGTACCCGCAGTGAGGTCAGGCTTTCAAACAGGAAGAAGCTGAAAAATGTCAGGCCAATAAATAAAATAGCGTATTTGATCGCGCGCTCAGTTAACTGATAGTGGTCAACCGGCTCCATTAGGCTGGTGGTGAATGCAGGTAACTCATTGAAATCAAAAAGTGCTCCATCGCTGGCAAAGTTAATATTCATGCTATTAGCCAGCCAGTTACTGCTCCAGTGCGCACGGAAGCCATTTTCATCTACTTTGCGCTGCATCGGGAGGAACTCGCCGACAAAATTAGGGTGCGGCCAGTTACTCTGCAAGGTCAGCTCGCTACTACGCCCAACCGGTACTACCGAGAGGCTATTGGTTCCCGTCAGAGTCAGCTTAAAGTCGATATCAAATTTGCCCTGCTGAATTTGTGCCCGTGTCAACGGGGCATGCACTCCTTGCGCCGATCGCCCCAGAAAAGCCCCCGGCTCAAAGTTGATTTTTTCACTGCCTAGCGTCAGCGGCGAAATCTGTTGGATACCTCGTGAATCACTTAGTGCCAATACCAGCGACGGTGTGCCAATGATGACGCCCTCGCGATCCAAGTCATCCAGCGAGGAGACTTCAAATTGGCTGTGGAAATAAAGCTCCCCCTGATATACCTGCGCTTTATAAATGCCCAGTTGGCGCACTTCAACATTTGGCGCACCTTTGACTGTCATGACCTCGGGCAGTAAGTAGCGATGGCGGCTAACCCGCTGCCCCTGCTTCTTGCCATCCACTTCTGTTTCCACCCATTCGCTATAAGGCACCACAATCAGCGGGCCAAGGATCTTCTGAGATCGGCTGGTGCTGTCACTCACTTTATCAATCACACTCTGCCGATAGCCGCTGCGCTCATCGATGACATTCAGCAACATCTCTTTCGGGACCATCATCAACAAAATTAAGCCCAGCAGTGTGGCTATTTTCCAAAACAGTACAGATTTGAACATGACTTGCGCTCCTTTTAAGGTCAGGAGAGCAGCTTAAGCCAGTGAAGTGAAAGGGGAATGAAGCTATGTGAAGCGAGAGTGAAGTCAGCCGATCAAGCGCTGTCGAGCGGCAGTGCCAAACGGGCACAAACCCCTTGCGGCAGGCGGTTCTCCAGAGAAATTGTCCCTTGATGAATCGCCGCCACTTCGCGCACAAAATTCAGTCCCAGCCCGGTACTTTTGGGGCTATTGGCTCTGGGCAGCGAATAAAAACGGTCGAAAATCTTCTCTTGAGCATAATCTGGAATGCCGCTGCCACTGTCCTCAACGGTAATCAGATATTGGGCCGTTTGCCGCTCACCTAGTAATGTCACCTCGCCCCCCACAGGCGTGAAATCCAGTGCATTATCAATCAGATTGGTCAGCGCCTGACTGAGCAGAAAAGCATCGCCCGTTAATATCGCGCTATCGGCCCCAATGAGCCGGAGGCGAATGCCGCGACTGACCGCCTGAGCCTCTTTGCCACTGAAGGTCTGTTTCAATATGGCGCTAATCTCCAACGGGGAGAGTTGCACATCGACTCGGCTCTCCAGCCGCGCCTGAATCAGCATTTTATCCACCAACTGCTGGATACGCGCACTTTGCTGTTCGATATTAAGGAGGAAGCGCTGAGCCGTGGCCGGTGGCGGAGATTCCCGCAGTAACTCAGCAGCCCCCGTGATGGCTGCCAGCGGGCTTTTCAGTTCATGGGTCAGCGTGTGAACATATTGTTCGATATAGGCTTTACCATCCAACTTCAGCCGCATACTTTCCAAAGCCCGCGCCAGATCATTCAGCTCGCTGCTGCCCATGGCTGGCAGCGCCACTGATTGGCCCTCGGCAACTCGCTCGGCGTAATTGACTAACTTGCCGATGGCCCGATTGATCCACCAGACAAATCCCAAGCCAATCAGCAGTGCAATGCCCAACAAAATCCCACCGGCTAACAAGATCTTACGTTCACTGCGCTTGATCACCGGAGCCATGGAGATATTGGGTTTACCCACACTGAGCACCCCGATAATTTGGTTCTCAACCATGACCGGAGCCGCCACATACATCACCGAACTTTGCTCATCATTGGGGTCAGTGCGACTACTGCGCGCGCCATACTCGCCGCGCAATGTCAGCCAGACATCATTCCAGCGTGAATAGTCTTGCCCCACGGCTTTGCCCGATGAATCAAAGATCACCCGCCCGTCAGCATCGGTCAGGTAGACCCGATATTCGTTGCGATCCTTGCGGATACC comes from Yersinia mollaretii ATCC 43969 and encodes:
- the xerD gene encoding site-specific tyrosine recombinase XerD, translating into MQQQNNPLIEQFLDALWLERNLAENTLASYRLDLHALTGWLDHHGSDLLRAGSQELQSFLAERIEGGYKATSSARLLSAMRRLFQYLYREKLRDDDPTAALSSPKLPQRLPKDLSEAQVDALLNAPNVDIPLELRDKAMLEVLYATGLRVSELVGLTISDVSLRQGVVRVIGKGNKERLVPLGEEAVYWIENYMEHGRPWLINGQALDVLFPSNRSQQMTRQTFWHRIKHYAILAGIDSERLSPHVLRHAFATHLLNHGADLRVVQMLLGHSDLSTTQIYTHVATERLKQLHQQHHPRA
- the fldB gene encoding flavodoxin FldB yields the protein MKIGLFYGSSTCYTEMVAEKIRDILGEDLVDLHNLKDVSPRLMEEYSILILGIPTWDFGELQEDWEAIWPQLTELNLKGTIVAMYGMGDQFGYSEWFLDALGMLHDHIAPLGVKFIGFWPTSGFEFTSPKPLSADGKHFVGLALDEVNQYDLSEARIEQWCEQILLEMDELL
- the creD gene encoding cell envelope integrity protein CreD, whose translation is MFKSVLFWKIATLLGLILLMMVPKEMLLNVIDERSGYRQSVIDKVSDSTSRSQKILGPLIVVPYSEWVETEVDGKKQGQRVSRHRYLLPEVMTVKGAPNVEVRQLGIYKAQVYQGELYFHSQFEVSSLDDLDREGVIIGTPSLVLALSDSRGIQQISPLTLGSEKINFEPGAFLGRSAQGVHAPLTRAQIQQGKFDIDFKLTLTGTNSLSVVPVGRSSELTLQSNWPHPNFVGEFLPMQRKVDENGFRAHWSSNWLANSMNINFASDGALFDFNELPAFTTSLMEPVDHYQLTERAIKYAILFIGLTFFSFFLFESLTSLRVHPIQYLLVGAALVLFYLMLLAFSEHLGFTWAYLIASLSCSTLIAVYLSAVLGGWLRGVLFASGLLLLYGVLFGLLQSEDNALLLGAGLLFIVLAAVMLLTRRLDWYQVASPPRFTGAKNSESTTMETDAKTEDMSIEALPAGGGSQDKFRLWK
- the dsbC gene encoding bifunctional protein-disulfide isomerase/oxidoreductase DsbC, with amino-acid sequence MKRSLLLLPMLIAALTGLAHADDTAIQQTLKKLDIQQADIQPSPIPGLSTVMTESGVLYISADGKHLLQGPLYDVSGTQPVNVTNQSLVKRLEALSGEMIVYKAPQEKHVVTVFTDITCGYCHKLHEQMKDYNALGITVRYLAFPRQGLSSQAEKDMRSIWCTADRNKAFDDAMKGTEISPATCKTDISKHYQLGVQFGIQGTPAIVLQNGTVVPGYMEPKEMLQMLNKHQASVKAAG
- the creC gene encoding two-component system sensor histidine kinase CreC — its product is MKIGVRLLLGYFLIVAIAGYFVIRIFVQEVKPGVRRATEGTLVDTATLLAQFARQDMLQNRVAGGQLAQAFASLNLRPIGANIEGIRKDRNEYRVYLTDADGRVIFDSSGKAVGQDYSRWNDVWLTLRGEYGARSSRTDPNDEQSSVMYVAAPVMVENQIIGVLSVGKPNISMAPVIKRSERKILLAGGILLGIALLIGLGFVWWINRAIGKLVNYAERVAEGQSVALPAMGSSELNDLARALESMRLKLDGKAYIEQYVHTLTHELKSPLAAITGAAELLRESPPPATAQRFLLNIEQQSARIQQLVDKMLIQARLESRVDVQLSPLEISAILKQTFSGKEAQAVSRGIRLRLIGADSAILTGDAFLLSQALTNLIDNALDFTPVGGEVTLLGERQTAQYLITVEDSGSGIPDYAQEKIFDRFYSLPRANSPKSTGLGLNFVREVAAIHQGTISLENRLPQGVCARLALPLDSA